In one window of Desulfovibrio sp. DNA:
- a CDS encoding ABC transporter permease has product MIAMSDLFRVSLRQVVRQRGFGVILSIALGITAFIVLSVLGREIRYKVGQDMVLMGGVNVVRVYMDDAQYPGQPMRGFYPDSVEALRRLPGVGMVSQNIREGKGFALRGEGERTLNVYFIGIDQYFSDVFSLSLVAGRFMDVEDVTAHKRVCMLGREAAQDLYGDPAHAVGKLLFLQQDVFEVVGVVSGVMLGSWSQGGFLPYTTMIDRNWAGDKVTRLFVRAIGWQDVPPLVKEIPTVVRDYQAAPYLVVHTQEDQLARIQDTFLWVEVLLWLGIAASLMLGGFGIWYGTFAAVRARTREVGLKKAMGGSDTDILAQFLAEALCKSVAGGMLGIALGITLVEVGALSLGTGISYPLLLVSSLGSIVFSAVIGVAGGLYPAVQASRMDVVTALRFE; this is encoded by the coding sequence ATGATTGCCATGTCCGACCTTTTTCGCGTCAGCCTGCGTCAGGTTGTACGCCAGCGCGGCTTCGGGGTGATATTGTCTATCGCCCTGGGCATCACGGCCTTTATTGTTCTGTCAGTGCTTGGGCGAGAAATTCGCTATAAAGTCGGCCAGGATATGGTATTGATGGGGGGGGTAAACGTTGTCCGCGTATATATGGATGACGCCCAGTACCCCGGTCAGCCCATGCGGGGTTTTTACCCCGACTCCGTTGAAGCCCTGCGCCGCCTGCCCGGTGTGGGCATGGTCAGCCAGAACATTCGAGAGGGCAAAGGGTTTGCCTTGCGCGGAGAGGGCGAACGTACGCTCAATGTGTACTTTATTGGCATTGACCAGTATTTTTCTGATGTGTTTTCCTTGTCGCTGGTTGCCGGGCGCTTTATGGACGTTGAAGATGTCACTGCCCATAAACGCGTATGTATGCTTGGCCGTGAGGCCGCCCAGGACCTTTACGGTGATCCTGCACATGCTGTGGGGAAACTGCTGTTTCTTCAACAGGATGTTTTTGAAGTGGTGGGAGTGGTCAGCGGCGTGATGCTTGGCAGTTGGTCGCAGGGGGGCTTTTTGCCCTATACGACCATGATTGACCGAAACTGGGCAGGCGACAAGGTGACGCGACTTTTTGTCCGCGCCATCGGCTGGCAGGATGTCCCCCCTCTGGTAAAAGAAATTCCCACTGTTGTCAGGGATTATCAGGCTGCTCCTTACCTTGTCGTGCACACCCAAGAGGACCAACTGGCCCGTATTCAGGATACTTTTCTGTGGGTTGAGGTACTTCTCTGGCTTGGTATCGCCGCGTCTCTGATGCTAGGCGGCTTTGGCATCTGGTATGGCACTTTTGCCGCTGTGCGTGCGCGTACACGTGAAGTGGGCCTCAAGAAGGCCATGGGCGGCTCGGACACGGATATTCTGGCCCAGTTTTTGGCTGAAGCCTTGTGCAAATCCGTGGCTGGCGGCATGTTGGGTATTGCCTTGGGCATTACGCTGGTTGAAGTGGGGGCCTTGTCCTTGGGCACAGGCATTTCTTACCCGCTGCTGCTGGTCAGCAGTCTGGGCAGTATTGTTTTTTCTGCCGTTATCGGTGTGGCTGGCGGCCTGTATCCGGCTGTTCAGGCAAGCCGGATGGATGTTGTTACGGCTCTGCGTTTTGAGTAA